A single window of Pontibacillus chungwhensis DNA harbors:
- the xerC gene encoding tyrosine recombinase XerC, producing the protein MDNNQRQIDLFTEYLQIEKNASSYTIHFYQSDLYSFREFLKREGGLCWREVDYPIIRVFLTELYDQKLSRRSVSRKLSSLRSFYRFLEREGLVESNPFLNVSLPKQENPIPSFLYEEELEKLFQVSNTEEPLGQRNQALLELLYATGMRVSECVSCTLADIDLELGTILVRGKGRKERYIPFGSFAKEALRYYIYNGRNSLIQKSGTETEAIWLNAKGTPLTDRGVRSVLSKMVEKAALTIHVHPHMLRHSFATHMLNEGADLRSVQELLGHEHLTSTQIYTHVTKDHLKKIYMNSHPRAGKDE; encoded by the coding sequence ATGGATAATAACCAGCGTCAAATAGACTTATTTACGGAATACTTACAAATTGAAAAGAATGCTTCATCATATACGATCCACTTTTACCAAAGTGATCTCTATTCCTTTCGTGAATTCTTAAAAAGAGAAGGGGGTCTATGTTGGAGAGAAGTGGATTATCCCATTATTAGAGTCTTTTTAACAGAACTCTATGACCAGAAGCTCTCTCGGAGATCTGTATCGAGAAAGCTTTCAAGTTTGCGATCGTTTTATCGTTTCTTAGAAAGGGAAGGACTTGTAGAGTCGAATCCTTTCTTAAATGTGTCACTACCAAAACAAGAAAACCCTATCCCTTCTTTTCTATATGAAGAGGAGCTAGAGAAGTTATTTCAGGTAAGTAATACTGAGGAACCACTTGGTCAGAGAAATCAGGCTTTACTTGAGTTGTTGTATGCGACAGGCATGCGTGTGAGTGAATGCGTCTCCTGTACTCTTGCTGATATAGACCTTGAGCTAGGTACAATCCTTGTTAGAGGTAAGGGTAGAAAGGAAAGATACATTCCATTTGGGAGCTTTGCTAAAGAAGCTTTAAGATACTACATTTATAATGGAAGAAACTCGTTAATACAGAAGTCTGGAACTGAAACAGAAGCCATTTGGTTAAACGCTAAAGGAACTCCTTTAACAGATCGCGGAGTACGATCCGTCTTAAGTAAAATGGTAGAGAAGGCTGCTTTAACCATACATGTCCATCCTCATATGCTGAGACATTCTTTTGCCACGCATATGTTAAATGAAGGGGCAGATTTACGCTCTGTGCAAGAACTGTTAGGGCATGAGCACCTTACTTCTACTCAAATTTATACACACGTAACAAAAGATCATTTAAAAAAGATCTATATGAATAGCCATCCAAGAGCAGGCAAGGATGAATAA
- the topA gene encoding type I DNA topoisomerase, translated as MADYLVIVESPAKAKTIEKYLGKKYTVKASMGHVIDLPKSQMGVDVEEDYKPKYITIRGKGPVLKEIKTAAKKAKKVYLAADPDREGEAIAWHLAHSLNMDETSQCRVVFNEITKDAIKESFKHPRTIDMDLVNAQQARRVLDRLVGYNISPLLWKKVKKGLSAGRVQSVAVKMIMDRENEIKSFEPEEYWSIDGSFVKDAEQFEGAFYGIDGKKQKLSSKEEVDNILTQMSGEDFRVDKVNKRERRRNPASPFTTSSLQQEAARKLNFRAKKTMMLAQQLYEGIQLSKKEGTVGLITYMRTDSTRISQTAKDEAAGYIEEQYGKDYLGSGNQKKSQKSQNAQDAHEAIRPTSSLRTPKAMKEYLSRDQYRLYKLIWERFVASQMASAVLDTMTVHLLNEGVEFRATGSKVKFKGFMRVYVEGNDDNKKEEDKILPDMEEGTTVKADTIQPNQHFTQPPPRYTEARLVRTLEEMGIGRPSTYAPTLDTIQRRGYVSLDNKRFVPTELGEIVIELLKEYFPEIINVDFTVQMEGNLDAVEEGNKEWVQIIDDFYKDFEKRLTTAEKEMEEIEIKDEPAGIDCEECGHEMVYKMGRYGKFLACSNFPECRNTKPILKEIGVKCPRCKEGNVVERKSKKKRTFYGCDRYPECEFISWDKPISRPCPKCDSMLVEKKAKKGTQVQCSECDYKEELQQ; from the coding sequence ATGGCAGATTATCTTGTTATTGTAGAATCACCAGCAAAAGCAAAAACAATTGAAAAATATTTAGGAAAAAAGTACACGGTAAAAGCATCTATGGGTCATGTAATTGACTTGCCTAAAAGTCAAATGGGTGTAGATGTAGAAGAAGATTATAAACCTAAATACATTACCATCAGAGGGAAAGGCCCTGTATTGAAAGAAATTAAAACAGCTGCAAAAAAGGCTAAAAAAGTCTATCTCGCAGCCGACCCCGATAGAGAAGGGGAAGCCATTGCCTGGCACTTAGCTCACAGTTTAAACATGGATGAGACATCCCAGTGTCGAGTTGTATTTAATGAGATTACAAAGGATGCAATTAAAGAATCCTTTAAGCATCCACGTACGATCGACATGGATTTAGTTAATGCTCAGCAAGCAAGACGCGTATTAGATCGTTTAGTCGGTTACAATATCAGCCCGTTATTATGGAAAAAGGTCAAAAAAGGCCTTAGTGCAGGTCGGGTACAATCCGTAGCTGTCAAAATGATTATGGACCGTGAAAATGAAATTAAAAGCTTCGAACCTGAAGAGTACTGGTCCATTGATGGTAGCTTTGTCAAGGATGCTGAACAATTTGAAGGAGCTTTCTATGGAATAGATGGAAAGAAACAAAAGCTCAGTTCCAAAGAAGAAGTGGATAACATCCTCACCCAAATGAGCGGGGAAGATTTCAGAGTGGATAAGGTGAATAAAAGAGAACGTCGTCGTAATCCAGCTTCCCCTTTTACTACATCATCTCTACAACAAGAAGCAGCACGAAAATTAAATTTCCGAGCAAAGAAAACGATGATGTTAGCACAGCAATTATATGAAGGGATTCAGCTTAGCAAAAAAGAAGGTACAGTAGGTTTGATCACCTATATGCGTACAGACTCTACTCGTATTTCCCAAACGGCGAAGGATGAGGCTGCTGGGTATATTGAAGAGCAATACGGAAAAGATTACCTTGGATCAGGAAACCAAAAGAAATCACAGAAATCTCAAAACGCTCAAGATGCACACGAAGCTATCCGCCCTACCTCTTCGTTACGTACACCTAAGGCTATGAAAGAATATTTATCAAGAGATCAGTATCGCTTGTATAAACTAATTTGGGAGCGGTTCGTAGCGAGTCAAATGGCTTCCGCAGTTCTTGATACGATGACCGTTCATCTACTGAATGAAGGTGTAGAGTTCAGAGCCACAGGTTCAAAAGTTAAGTTTAAAGGGTTTATGCGTGTCTATGTCGAGGGCAATGATGATAATAAGAAAGAAGAAGATAAAATTCTACCAGATATGGAAGAAGGGACAACGGTTAAGGCTGACACTATTCAACCGAATCAACATTTCACTCAGCCACCTCCACGCTACACTGAGGCCCGTCTTGTACGAACATTGGAAGAAATGGGAATTGGGCGTCCGTCCACTTATGCTCCTACCCTGGACACGATTCAGCGAAGAGGATATGTTAGTTTAGATAATAAACGGTTTGTCCCTACTGAACTAGGTGAAATCGTGATCGAATTGTTGAAAGAGTATTTCCCTGAAATCATTAATGTTGATTTCACCGTTCAAATGGAAGGCAATCTTGACGCGGTTGAAGAAGGCAATAAAGAGTGGGTCCAAATCATCGATGATTTCTATAAAGACTTTGAAAAGCGCCTCACCACTGCCGAGAAAGAGATGGAAGAAATCGAGATTAAAGATGAACCAGCCGGAATTGATTGCGAGGAATGTGGTCATGAAATGGTTTATAAAATGGGGCGATATGGTAAGTTTCTGGCGTGCTCCAACTTTCCGGAGTGTCGAAATACGAAACCTATCCTGAAAGAAATCGGGGTAAAATGCCCACGTTGTAAAGAAGGGAACGTTGTGGAGCGTAAAAGCAAAAAGAAACGTACCTTTTATGGCTGTGATCGATATCCTGAGTGTGAATTCATCTCTTGGGATAAGCCGATCAGTCGACCATGTCCTAAGTGCGATTCCATGCTAGTAGAAAAGAAAGCGAAAAAAGGAACGCAAGTACAGTGTTCAGAATGTGACTATAAAGAAGAACTCCAGCAGTAA
- the sucD gene encoding succinate--CoA ligase subunit alpha, translated as MSVYINKDTKVIVQGITGSTALFHTKQMLEYGTQIVGGVTPKKGGTEVEGVPVFNTVEEATEQTGATASVVYVPAAFAADAIMEAVDAELDLVICITEHIPVIDMVKVKRYMEGKKTRLVGPNCPGVITPEECKIGIMPGYIHKKGHIGVVSRSGTLTYEAVHQLSEAGIGQSTAVGIGGDPVNGTDFIDVLQAFQDDPDTHGVIMIGEIGGTAEEEAAQFVKENMDKPVVGFIGGRTAPPGKRMGHAGAIISGGKGTAEEKIKVMNECGIQVAETPAVMGETLINVLKENNIYDKCKTH; from the coding sequence ATGAGTGTATATATTAATAAAGATACAAAAGTAATTGTGCAAGGTATTACAGGGTCTACTGCCCTTTTCCATACGAAACAAATGCTTGAGTACGGTACCCAGATCGTAGGTGGGGTAACTCCTAAAAAAGGCGGAACTGAAGTCGAAGGAGTACCTGTCTTTAATACGGTAGAAGAAGCTACTGAACAAACTGGAGCTACGGCATCCGTTGTGTATGTACCAGCTGCTTTCGCTGCTGATGCAATCATGGAGGCTGTTGATGCTGAGCTTGACTTAGTGATTTGTATTACAGAGCATATCCCGGTTATTGATATGGTAAAAGTGAAGCGTTATATGGAAGGTAAGAAAACTCGTCTAGTTGGACCAAACTGTCCTGGAGTTATTACACCAGAAGAATGTAAGATTGGTATTATGCCAGGTTACATTCATAAAAAAGGACATATTGGTGTAGTATCAAGAAGTGGAACGTTAACATATGAAGCGGTACATCAGCTTTCAGAAGCTGGTATCGGTCAATCGACAGCAGTAGGAATCGGTGGGGACCCAGTAAACGGTACAGATTTCATTGATGTCTTGCAAGCTTTTCAGGATGACCCAGATACCCATGGTGTGATTATGATAGGTGAAATTGGCGGCACAGCCGAAGAGGAAGCTGCTCAGTTTGTTAAAGAAAATATGGATAAGCCAGTTGTCGGCTTTATCGGTGGTCGCACTGCACCTCCAGGAAAACGTATGGGACACGCAGGTGCCATTATTTCTGGTGGTAAAGGGACTGCAGAAGAAAAAATTAAAGTTATGAATGAGTGCGGCATACAAGTAGCCGAAACACCGGCTGTAATGGGTGAAACGCTCATCAATGTATTAAAAGAAAATAACATTTACGATAAATGCAAGACTCACTAA
- the sucC gene encoding ADP-forming succinate--CoA ligase subunit beta has translation MNIHEYQGKEILRSYGVAVPNGTVAFSVDEAVEAAKGLSTDVSVVKAQIHAGGRGKAGGVKVAKNIDEVRTYADEILGKQLVTHQTGPEGKEVKRLLIEEGCDIQKEYYVGIVLDRATSRVTMMASEEGGTEIEEVAAETPEKIFKEVIDPVAGLMPYQARRLAFNINIPDELLGKAVKFMMGLYQVFVEKDCSIAEINPLVTTGDGQVMALDAKLNFDDNALFRQKDVFELRDLDEEDPKEIEASKYDLSYIALDGNIGCMVNGAGLAMATMDTIKHYGGEPANFLDVGGGATTEKVTEAFKIILSDNSVKGILVNIFGGIMKCDVIAEGVVAATKEVGLEIPLVVRLEGTNVEQGKKILDESGLNIVASESMAEAAQKIVELVK, from the coding sequence ATGAACATTCATGAGTATCAAGGAAAAGAAATTTTACGTAGCTACGGCGTTGCCGTTCCTAACGGGACCGTTGCATTTTCTGTAGACGAAGCTGTAGAAGCCGCTAAAGGCTTAAGCACAGATGTATCTGTCGTAAAGGCACAAATCCACGCAGGAGGTCGCGGAAAAGCTGGTGGAGTTAAAGTTGCCAAAAATATAGATGAAGTCCGTACATACGCTGATGAAATTTTAGGCAAGCAGCTTGTGACTCATCAAACGGGTCCTGAAGGGAAAGAAGTTAAGCGCTTACTCATCGAAGAAGGCTGTGATATTCAAAAAGAATATTACGTAGGGATTGTATTAGACCGTGCCACTTCTCGTGTAACGATGATGGCTTCAGAAGAAGGCGGTACTGAAATCGAAGAAGTTGCCGCAGAAACGCCGGAGAAAATTTTCAAAGAAGTGATTGATCCGGTAGCAGGTTTAATGCCTTATCAAGCACGTCGTTTAGCTTTTAACATTAACATCCCTGATGAACTATTAGGGAAAGCAGTTAAATTTATGATGGGTCTTTATCAAGTATTTGTTGAAAAAGATTGTTCAATTGCAGAGATTAACCCATTAGTTACAACAGGTGATGGCCAGGTGATGGCGTTAGATGCGAAGTTAAACTTTGATGATAACGCTTTATTCCGCCAAAAAGATGTATTTGAACTTCGTGATTTAGATGAAGAAGATCCAAAAGAAATTGAAGCTTCTAAATACGATCTAAGCTACATTGCTTTAGATGGTAACATCGGCTGCATGGTTAATGGAGCAGGCCTTGCTATGGCGACAATGGATACTATTAAACACTACGGCGGCGAACCCGCTAACTTCCTTGACGTTGGGGGAGGCGCTACAACTGAAAAGGTAACAGAAGCTTTCAAAATCATTTTGTCCGACAATAGTGTAAAAGGAATTCTTGTGAATATCTTCGGCGGAATTATGAAGTGTGACGTCATTGCTGAAGGTGTCGTTGCAGCAACGAAAGAAGTTGGGCTTGAAATTCCACTCGTAGTTCGTCTAGAAGGAACAAACGTTGAACAAGGTAAGAAGATCCTTGATGAATCAGGTCTGAATATCGTTGCATCAGAATCTATGGCTGAAGCAGCACAGAAAATTGTAGAACTAGTAAAATAA
- the hslV gene encoding ATP-dependent protease subunit HslV has protein sequence MNNWNEVEFLEQQFHATTIFAVQHNGQCAMSGDGQVTFGNAVVMKHKAKKVRRLFKGQVLAGFAGSVADAFTLFEKFEAKLEAYNGNLARAAVELAKEWRSDKVLRKLEAMLIVMNKDDLFLVSGTGEVIEPDDGVIAIGSGGHYALSAGRALKRYAPEKNAEEIAKAALEIAGEICVYTNSEIVLEVLED, from the coding sequence ATGAATAATTGGAATGAGGTGGAGTTTTTGGAACAACAATTTCATGCAACCACAATTTTCGCTGTTCAACATAATGGACAATGCGCGATGAGCGGTGATGGGCAAGTTACATTTGGAAATGCAGTTGTAATGAAACATAAAGCAAAGAAAGTTCGTAGATTATTTAAGGGGCAAGTCCTTGCTGGATTTGCAGGATCCGTAGCTGATGCTTTTACGTTGTTTGAGAAATTCGAGGCAAAGCTTGAGGCGTATAATGGAAACTTGGCACGTGCAGCTGTAGAGCTAGCAAAAGAGTGGCGAAGTGATAAAGTACTACGCAAACTTGAAGCGATGTTAATTGTTATGAACAAAGACGACCTATTTCTAGTTTCAGGTACAGGTGAAGTGATTGAACCAGATGATGGAGTAATTGCAATTGGGTCTGGAGGTCATTATGCACTAAGTGCAGGCCGAGCTCTAAAACGTTACGCACCTGAGAAAAATGCAGAAGAGATTGCTAAAGCAGCATTGGAAATAGCAGGCGAAATTTGTGTATATACGAATAGTGAAATCGTATTAGAAGTGCTCGAGGACTAA
- a CDS encoding EscU/YscU/HrcU family type III secretion system export apparatus switch protein has translation MSETNKRKEAVALSYDEEESSAPKVVAKGKGDIATNIIEKAHSHQVPIQEDPTLVKLLGELDINETIPEELYQAVAEVFAYVYQLDKQLKAK, from the coding sequence ATGAGTGAAACGAACAAGAGAAAAGAAGCGGTAGCTTTAAGTTATGATGAAGAGGAGTCAAGTGCCCCCAAGGTTGTTGCGAAAGGTAAGGGAGATATAGCAACAAATATTATTGAAAAAGCTCACAGTCATCAAGTTCCCATCCAAGAAGATCCTACCCTTGTAAAGTTGTTGGGTGAATTAGACATCAATGAGACGATCCCTGAAGAGTTATATCAAGCCGTAGCCGAAGTATTTGCTTATGTTTATCAATTAGATAAGCAGTTGAAAGCTAAATAA
- the dprA gene encoding DNA-processing protein DprA, whose product MDPKSLRLALLHQTKGTSRSLIRTFLQVDSTLQFVFSLSLHDLTSTFKLSPKRAKTFLDHLHSSTNRKQLLKNLSDSVILPIWHSDYPLSLRSVPDAPLLLYAKGNLNLLKQEAYISIVGTRKCSNNAKAKVKKVLPPLIDHGFTVISGMADGIDSYAHEITNELGGSTIGVLGFGFDHCYPEHNRSLMETLAHRHLLLSEYAPHTPPKKWHFPERNRVISGMSFGTLVVEAKERSGTLITVDQALEQGREVFALPGSVLDDFSSGCHKMIQDGAKLVQNAYDILEEWNGLKRN is encoded by the coding sequence GTGGATCCAAAATCATTGCGTTTAGCTCTTCTTCATCAAACAAAAGGGACAAGTCGCTCATTGATTCGTACCTTCTTACAAGTAGATTCAACCCTTCAATTTGTCTTCTCCCTCTCCCTTCACGATCTAACCTCAACATTTAAATTATCCCCTAAAAGAGCCAAAACTTTCTTAGATCATCTTCATTCATCGACGAATCGCAAGCAGCTTTTAAAGAACCTTTCAGATAGCGTTATTCTGCCTATTTGGCATTCTGACTACCCACTTTCTTTACGCTCCGTCCCAGACGCCCCCTTACTTCTGTATGCTAAGGGGAACTTAAACCTTTTGAAACAAGAAGCGTACATTAGTATAGTAGGAACTCGTAAATGTTCCAACAACGCTAAAGCAAAAGTAAAAAAAGTACTACCGCCTTTAATCGATCATGGTTTTACAGTGATAAGTGGTATGGCCGATGGAATTGACTCCTACGCTCATGAAATAACGAATGAATTAGGTGGCAGCACCATTGGGGTATTAGGTTTTGGTTTCGATCATTGTTACCCTGAGCACAACCGATCTCTGATGGAAACACTAGCTCACCGCCATCTCCTCCTATCTGAATACGCTCCCCATACACCCCCAAAGAAATGGCACTTCCCAGAACGAAATCGAGTGATAAGTGGTATGAGCTTTGGCACCTTGGTAGTAGAGGCAAAAGAACGAAGTGGAACGTTAATTACAGTGGATCAAGCTTTAGAACAGGGAAGAGAGGTATTCGCACTACCAGGCTCGGTGTTAGATGATTTTTCCAGTGGATGTCATAAAATGATTCAAGATGGTGCGAAATTAGTTCAAAATGCCTATGATATTCTAGAAGAATGGAATGGATTGAAGCGAAATTAG